From the genome of Geminocystis herdmanii PCC 6308, one region includes:
- the purB gene encoding adenylosuccinate lyase produces the protein MIERYTLPEMGGIWTDEYRLKTWLQVEIAVCEAQAEVGNIPKEAVEEIKAKANFDVQRVLEIEAEVRHDVIAFLTNVNEYVGDAGRYIHLGMTSSDMLDTALALQMVASLNLILEAVEETIQAIRYQAQQHRYTFMVGRSHGIHAEPITFGFKLAGWLAEMRRNRDRLVKLRQDIAVGKISGAVGTYANIDPRIESIACTLLGLEPDTASTQVISRDRHAEFVQQIALVAASLERFSVEIRNLQRTDVLEVEEYFSKGQKGSSAMPHKRNPIRSERITGMARIIRGNAIAALENVALWHERDISHSSVERVILPDTCILIHFMLRETTNLIQNLLVYPDNMARNMNVYGGVIFSQKVLLALVSKGMSREDAYRVVQGCAHQAWNTKEGNFRNLVENHPEIVELLTDSEIDTCFDPQQHLKNLDTIYQRLGI, from the coding sequence GTGATTGAACGCTATACCTTGCCCGAAATGGGCGGAATTTGGACAGACGAATATCGTTTAAAAACATGGTTACAAGTTGAAATTGCGGTGTGTGAAGCCCAAGCTGAAGTGGGCAACATTCCTAAGGAAGCAGTAGAAGAAATTAAGGCAAAGGCTAATTTTGATGTTCAACGGGTATTAGAAATTGAGGCTGAAGTGCGCCACGATGTGATTGCCTTTTTAACTAATGTTAATGAATATGTGGGAGATGCAGGACGATATATCCATCTGGGGATGACTAGCTCTGATATGCTTGACACTGCTTTGGCATTGCAGATGGTGGCTAGTTTAAATCTGATTCTCGAAGCTGTGGAAGAAACTATCCAAGCCATTCGCTATCAGGCACAGCAACACCGCTATACTTTTATGGTAGGTCGATCGCACGGAATCCATGCAGAGCCTATCACCTTCGGTTTTAAACTAGCAGGTTGGTTAGCCGAAATGCGCCGTAACCGTGATCGTCTTGTCAAATTACGTCAAGATATAGCCGTAGGTAAAATTTCTGGGGCTGTGGGTACTTATGCTAATATTGATCCTCGCATTGAGTCGATCGCCTGTACTCTTTTAGGTTTAGAGCCTGATACCGCATCAACTCAAGTTATTTCCAGAGACAGACACGCTGAATTTGTCCAACAAATCGCCTTAGTCGCCGCCTCCCTCGAAAGATTCTCTGTAGAAATTCGTAACCTACAAAGAACGGATGTATTAGAAGTTGAGGAGTATTTCTCAAAAGGACAAAAAGGTTCATCGGCGATGCCCCACAAGCGCAATCCTATCCGTAGTGAACGTATAACGGGTATGGCTCGTATTATTCGGGGGAATGCGATCGCCGCTTTAGAAAATGTGGCTTTATGGCATGAAAGAGACATTTCCCATAGCTCTGTAGAACGAGTGATTTTACCTGATACTTGTATTTTGATTCATTTTATGTTGAGAGAAACCACTAATTTGATTCAAAATTTGTTAGTATATCCTGACAATATGGCAAGGAATATGAACGTTTATGGCGGTGTTATTTTCAGTCAAAAAGTTTTACTTGCTTTAGTTTCTAAGGGGATGAGTCGAGAAGACGCTTATCGAGTAGTGCAGGGGTGCGCTCATCAGGCATGGAATACCAAAGAGGGCAATTTCCGTAATTTAGTCGAAAATCACCCTGAAATTGTGGAATTATTGACAGATTCTGAAATTGATACTTGTTTCGATCCTCAACAACACTTAAAGAATCTTGATACAATTTACCAAAGGTTGGGAATTTAA